The following is a genomic window from Vicinamibacteria bacterium.
CGCGCGAGAGCGCGGTCGCATCCGCGACGAGCTCGACTTGATCCAGAAGCTTCTGGATCGCGAAGAGGAGGTCAAGACCCTCCTCGAGTGGGCCCGTGAAGGCGAGAACGTGACCGCCGACCTGGCCCATCACCTCGACCAGTGGGAAGAGGAAGTCGAGTCCGCCGAGCTCCAGAAACTCCTCGGGGGCGAGCACGACGCCGCCAATGCGATCGTCAGCATCCACCCGGGGGCGGGAGGCACCGAGTCACAGGATTGGGCGGAGATGCTGCTCCGCATGTACTTGAGATGGGCGGAGCGCAGAGATTTCAAGACCGAGATGATCGATTACCAGGAGGGCGAGGAAGCGGGGATCAAGAGCGCGACCTTCACCGTGAGCGGTCCGTTCGCCTATGGCTATCTATGCGCCGAGGTCGGCGTTCATCGATTGGTTCGCATTTCCCCTTTCGACGCCGCCAAGAGGCGGCACACCTCCTTCGCGTCCGTCTTCGTCTTTCCCGAGATCGACGAGGATGTCGAAGTCGAGATCAACGAGAAGGATTTGCGGATCGATACCTATCGCTCGAGCGGAAGCGGCGGACAGCACGTGAACGTCACCGATTCCGCGGTTCGCATCACGCACCTTCCCACCGGGATCGTCGTGCAGTGCCAGAACGAACGGTCTCAACATCGCAACCGGGACGTGGCGATGAAAGTTTTGAGGGCGCGGCTGTACGACTTGAAGCTCAAGGAGCAGCAAGAGAAGGTCGAACGGATGCACGAGGGGAAGAAAGAAATCGCCTGGGGAAGCCAGATTCGATCCTACGTGTTCCAGCCTTATCGGCTGGTGAAAGACCATCGAACCAAGGTCGAGGTGGGAGACGTGGATCGGGTCATGAACGGAGACATCGATCCATTCATCAAGGCCTTTCTTCTCGGCCGGCGCTGATCGCTAGATAATCAGCCGTACGCCTCCGAGCTCCGCTAGGCCGAAGAGGAAATGGTCCCCGGGTGAGGCGATGAACATGAAGTTCGTCGGGATCTTCCATTCCTTGGATAGCTTCTTGATGAGCTTGGGGCCGAACTCTCCCTTCTCCACCACGAACTCGATGTCGATCTCGGGATAGGCCTCGTCGAGAAACTTCAGATCACGCTCGAGTCGCGCGGGGACTTCTTTTTCGTCCTGTACCACGGTGACTACTTTGATCCGGTTGGTGTGCTCGTTGTTTCGGACGTAGAGCATCGCTTCGTTGAGGTTGTGCAAGCTCTCGCCGCGGGTGAAGAAGACGACCTGCTGCGCGTTGATCTCGTCCATCTTGCCTCGAATCGCGGTGGCGAGTGCGTTGGTGATGCCGGCAACGGTCTCACTCACGCGCCGCACGAAAAAGAGGCAGACCTTGAGGATACCGATGCGCCCCAGCATGACGAGGGCGACGAGCAGGCTGGGAATGAAATAGGCGAGGAACACCCGGAAATAGGCAGGATGCATGATGATGTTTCCGGCGAGTCCCACGAAGACCGCCGCGATCCCGACGAGTACGATGGGCCATGAAACCCGTGAAGGACGCGGGAGGCGGGAACGTCTCGTCTTGAGCAATACGTTTCCGAGACCGAAGAGGGCCATCACCGCGAGGAACGAGATCGTGTAGACGCCGGCGAGGGCTTCGATGTCGCCTCCGGTGATGAAGAGGATCGATGCGGAGAGCAGGAAGAAGGCAAAGATGATCCGATGCGCCGTCCCGCGCCGGTTCGTCTTCAGAAAGAACTGCGGCAGCACCCGATCGAGGGTCATTCTCCTCACCAGACCCGTAACCCCGATGAACGACGTGAGGACCGCGCCGCTCAGGACCAAGACGGCATCGACCGAGACGAGCCATGAAAGCCAGCCGCCTCCGGCGAGTCCTCCCATGTGGGCGAGAAGGTTCTCGCGATGTCCCGGTACCTCGCCGATGGGTACCAGGGCCAGTGCCAGGAGCGCCATGGCGGGGTTGAAGAAGCTGACCGCCGCCCACATGTTGCGAAGGGTCTTGGGAAACACCCCTTCGGCCTGCTCCTCGACGAAGTTGGCGGAGCTCTCGAAGCCGGATATCCCCAGCATGGCGGCGGCGAAGCCGAAGAAAAGCGATCGCGAGACGCTATCGGTCGGGCGCGCCATGTTCTCGGCGAACACCTCGAGACCTTGGGTCATGAGGGACAGCAGACCGACTCCGAGCAGGAGCGTCAAGCTCGAAAGGTGGAAGAGGAAGATGAAGACGGCGACTCGGGATGACTCCTGAATGCCCAGGATGGTGAGCACCATGAAGACCGCCATGAGTGCGACGGTGGCGGGTATGACGGGAATGCGCTCCCACAGGGCGTGAGCATAGTGCATGGCTTCGCTCGCCGATATGACTGCGGTCGCCATATAAGAGAGCACGGTAAGGCAGGCGGCGACGGACGCCATTCGCTTGCTGGTGGTGTTCAGCAGGGCGTTGTAGGCGCCTCCGTTCAGGGGCAGGGCACCGACCACCTCCGCGTAGACCCCTCGAAACAAGAACAGAACCGCGGCCACGATGAGAAGGGAAATCCAGGCCCATTTGCCTCCGGCAATGATGGCGAGCGCGGAAACATAGAGGCAGGACGAGGTGATGTCGTTTCCGCAGATCGCAGTGGCGGGCAGCTCCTTCAGCCCACCGCGTTTGTGCGCCGTGGTGTGCTTGCGGGACTTGTTTTCGACGTCTTTGTCGGGCATGAGATCGCGCGGCAGCCGTTCCCTCGAGAAAAGTCAGGTGGTGGAGCCCGCGGATCAGGGCGACCGCGGGGTCAACTGGCTGAAGGCTTCGTGAACTTTGCCCGCGAGCGGGGATTCCGGGGCGAAAGCTCGGTCGCCGTCCTTCGTCCGAGCGGGTCGCAGAGTCACGGCAGGCTTCCCGATCAGTTACGCTTTGGCGCGACCCGAATCGACTTCCGAGCTCGATGGCTCCTCATCGATGTCGACGAAGAACCTACCGGGACCGGATCCTGGGCGGGAACGAGCTCCGAGCCGGCAACGACCATTCCGGGCGCGAGCCGGCCGCCGCCCTGCAAATGAATCATGAATCTCACTCTCCTTGAACCGTGTCGCTTGAAGGCTGTCACATTCTGACAACGAGCCATCACGGTTTCAACTGGGCCGGCCGCCGCCGGCGGGCGATCTCGAGCTGGTCGGCCACGAAACCCCGCAGAGGAATTCCGGCCGCCCCGAGTTGCTGAGGGATGAAGGACGCTCGCGTCAAGCCGGGAAGCGTGTTGAGCTCGAGAAAGACGACTCCTTCGCGGGAGAGGATGACGTCGGTGCGGGAATAACCGACACAGCCGAGCGTCGCGTGGGCGATTCGAGCCACCGCCTGGGCGGAGCTCGCCACGTCAGGTGGCACTTCTGCGGGCGTCACCTCGAGGGAGCCCCGGCCGAGGTACTTGCCCTCGTAGTCGAAGGTACGGCCCGACTCGAGAATGACCTCCGAGCAGGGCAGGGCAATGGTCTCTCCGCTTCGTTCCACGATTCCGATCGTGAGCTCACGGCCAGCGACGAACGCCTCGGCGAGGTAATCGACCTCGCTGCGCCTTACGGCGGCGATGGCATCGGAAAGCTCTCGCTCGGTGGTGATCACCCTGAGTCCGTGACTCGACCCGTCGGCCACCGGCTTGAGAACGATCTTCTCGTGGCGCTCGAACAGGCGTCCAACTCGCTCATGAGTCGCGGAATCGGACGTCAAGATTTCCCCATCCGCAACCCGAGCTCCCCGGGCTCTCAAGGCGTTCCGTGCCGCGTTCTTGTCGAACGCAAGCCGGCTCGATTCCGAGCCCGAGCCGGTGAACGCGAGTCCGCGCGATTCGAGGAGCGCCTGGACCGTTCCGTTCTCTCCCGAACCCCCATGGAGCGCGAGGAAGAACGTCGCGTTCTCCGCTGGGGAAGAGCTCAACGCCGTGGGAAGGTCGGGCCATTCGGAGGTGG
Proteins encoded in this region:
- the prfB gene encoding peptide chain release factor 2 (programmed frameshift), yielding MIEELTDRYEDLGRRAHDVRGYLDPAHLQKSLQEVEQKLSQPDVWSDPTLGERLARERGRIRDELDLIQKLLDREEEVKTLLEWAREGENVTADLAHHLDQWEEEVESAELQKLLGGEHDAANAIVSIHPGAGGTESQDWAEMLLRMYLRWAERRDFKTEMIDYQEGEEAGIKSATFTVSGPFAYGYLCAEVGVHRLVRISPFDAAKRRHTSFASVFVFPEIDEDVEVEINEKDLRIDTYRSSGSGGQHVNVTDSAVRITHLPTGIVVQCQNERSQHRNRDVAMKVLRARLYDLKLKEQQEKVERMHEGKKEIAWGSQIRSYVFQPYRLVKDHRTKVEVGDVDRVMNGDIDPFIKAFLLGRR
- a CDS encoding ATP-grasp domain-containing protein, translated to MSVIVLFGGDGTEHRVSVASAQNLAQVLEDAALWYWRRDGSLSSVSRLELLRFEKPFEADFAPAATSEWPDLPTALSSSPAENATFFLALHGGSGENGTVQALLESRGLAFTGSGSESSRLAFDKNAARNALRARGARVADGEILTSDSATHERVGRLFERHEKIVLKPVADGSSHGLRVITTERELSDAIAAVRRSEVDYLAEAFVAGRELTIGIVERSGETIALPCSEVILESGRTFDYEGKYLGRGSLEVTPAEVPPDVASSAQAVARIAHATLGCVGYSRTDVILSREGVVFLELNTLPGLTRASFIPQQLGAAGIPLRGFVADQLEIARRRRPAQLKP
- a CDS encoding APC family permease, translated to MPDKDVENKSRKHTTAHKRGGLKELPATAICGNDITSSCLYVSALAIIAGGKWAWISLLIVAAVLFLFRGVYAEVVGALPLNGGAYNALLNTTSKRMASVAACLTVLSYMATAVISASEAMHYAHALWERIPVIPATVALMAVFMVLTILGIQESSRVAVFIFLFHLSSLTLLLGVGLLSLMTQGLEVFAENMARPTDSVSRSLFFGFAAAMLGISGFESSANFVEEQAEGVFPKTLRNMWAAVSFFNPAMALLALALVPIGEVPGHRENLLAHMGGLAGGGWLSWLVSVDAVLVLSGAVLTSFIGVTGLVRRMTLDRVLPQFFLKTNRRGTAHRIIFAFFLLSASILFITGGDIEALAGVYTISFLAVMALFGLGNVLLKTRRSRLPRPSRVSWPIVLVGIAAVFVGLAGNIIMHPAYFRVFLAYFIPSLLVALVMLGRIGILKVCLFFVRRVSETVAGITNALATAIRGKMDEINAQQVVFFTRGESLHNLNEAMLYVRNNEHTNRIKVVTVVQDEKEVPARLERDLKFLDEAYPEIDIEFVVEKGEFGPKLIKKLSKEWKIPTNFMFIASPGDHFLFGLAELGGVRLII